From Saccharothrix espanaensis DSM 44229, the proteins below share one genomic window:
- a CDS encoding VOC family protein has protein sequence MRFGYAIVYVSDVVHAVDFYERAFGLARAFVHESGDFAQLDTGGTALAFTSHRLGAEAVPVPYAALDPALPPVGIEFTFITDDVAGGFARAVAAGATALAEPHDTAWGQVVSYVRDPYGVLVGIASPVTGS, from the coding sequence ATGAGGTTCGGTTACGCCATCGTGTACGTCTCGGACGTGGTCCACGCCGTTGACTTCTACGAGCGGGCTTTCGGGCTTGCCCGCGCGTTCGTTCACGAGTCGGGCGATTTCGCCCAGCTCGACACCGGCGGCACGGCGCTTGCCTTCACCAGCCACCGGCTGGGGGCGGAGGCGGTGCCGGTGCCCTACGCCGCCCTCGACCCTGCCCTACCACCGGTGGGCATCGAGTTCACCTTCATCACCGACGACGTCGCCGGTGGCTTCGCCCGCGCCGTCGCGGCCGGTGCCACTGCCCTGGCCGAGCCGCACGACACCGCCTGGGGCCAGGTGGTCTCCTACGTCAGAGACCCCTACGGCGTCCTCGTCGGAATCGCCTCGCCGGTCACCGGATCCTGA
- a CDS encoding transposase, which translates to MPPGCPRANAHAERFVGTVRREATARLLILNAHHLRTVLKRYPAQYNHRRPHQALQLAPPRPDHPTAEPDHVSTRRRPILGDPDQRVRTHSRLTAGQTMLPTLDTPQVAQNGPYPWPRSARTSTTPRFPAVDHAGTITATSVPQRRISAPRIPCVRSSARSSPASGCPSSSRIDNARSHVRLAMGASPDARWVEPTRRSTTAS; encoded by the coding sequence ATCCCACCAGGGTGTCCACGAGCCAACGCCCACGCCGAACGGTTCGTCGGCACCGTCCGACGCGAAGCCACCGCCCGCCTGCTCATCCTCAACGCACACCACCTGAGAACGGTGCTGAAGCGCTACCCGGCCCAGTACAACCACCGCCGACCACACCAAGCCCTACAACTCGCACCACCACGACCGGACCACCCGACCGCAGAGCCCGACCACGTGTCGACACGCCGCCGACCAATCCTCGGAGACCCTGATCAACGAGTACGAACACACAGCCGCCTAACCGCAGGTCAGACCATGTTGCCGACTCTTGACACCCCACAGGTCGCGCAGAACGGTCCGTACCCGTGGCCGAGAAGCGCCAGAACGAGCACCACTCCGCGCTTCCCCGCCGTGGACCACGCGGGCACGATCACGGCAACTTCGGTGCCTCAGCGCAGAATTTCGGCACCTCGCATCCCCTGCGTCCGGAGCTCAGCGCGTAGCTCGCCAGCGTCCGGGTGTCCGAGTTCATCGAGGATTGACAACGCCCGCAGCCATGTCCGGCTGGCCATGGGAGCGTCCCCTGACGCCAGGTGGGTCGAGCCGACGCGGCGCAGCACAACCGCCTCGTAG